ACACTATCATCTACATACacattttatataatataaatttgagTCAATACATACCTTATTAAATTAATTCCATAACCccaattaattaaattaaaataatgcaTATACAAACCTGTGGGATCACAATGGCAAGATTGAGAACCCCAAGAGACAAGCCTTGGCCTGCTCCACTGGTGGCTGAGTAGACTGATGCTAGAGCGAACGGAACGCTGAAATTTATCTGAAAACAAAAACAGACCACCGCATAAGCAAAAAGGAAGTTGCGAAATTAATGAAAGGAGAAAGTAGGATCGATGATTACCGCAAGTGGAATACCAATGACGGCGAAGAATGTCATGGCACCAACCCTTACGCCGGTAGCTGGAGGAACATAATGGCCGGCACGATGGCGGTCAAACTCAGAGACCTTGGTGATGTAAATAGTAGAAAGCAAACCACCGGAAAGGATGAAGTTAACAATACCCCAAAGGTTCTTTGCTCCACCCATGATTTTGCTAGCCGGTTCAACTCCCAATGACATAACTGCCAAAACGATGGCGTTTATCATCAAACCCAACGATCCAGCGCGGACACCCTTGTCGTAGGCCTCGTCACCCACATTACCTCCGTACACCTCCTTTCCCATCCAGTCGGTGTTGAACAAGAAGAATGGGAACCAACCGATCCAGTTGATGGCTGTTACAAGCATCAAGATCCACATTGGCTTCTTCAGCTCCTTCAACGCCCCAACGATTTCTCCAAAGCATCCTGCCGAACGAGAAGAGTCCTCAGTGCCTTCAATGTCCTCATTTTTCTTGGCCTCTGAGAGGGGAACGTCTTCAACGAAGAACATGGCGAGGCCGGTCAGGGTAAGGAGGAGAAGGATGGAGATGAAGAAGCAGCTCTTGAGGTTAGCGCAGAACTTTTCACATGCCTCCGTGTTCGAGAACGGAAAAGCTTTGTGTAGGTTTTCATATGAACCTGCCGCGTAGCCGAGGATGTTACCTATCGCcatgaagaaggagaagaaggcaTTGGCCATTCGGATCTTGCCTTCGTCTCCGGCAGACAGGTCGCCTAAGAAGGCGCGGCAAGGCCCTTGTAGCATGTTGTTGGCCACATCTAGCACCCAAAAACCGATGACGAATAAGGCAACAGCTCGAGGGCGGGTTTTCTTCGTAATGTCGTCGCCGAAGGAGTGACCGAGGTCAGCAGCGTATCCGATGAGGAAGACGGCGATGATGACAGACAGGGCTCCAGTGATGATAAAAGGTTTACGGCGACCGAGTCTTGAGTTGCAACGATCACTGTAGTATCCCACAATGGGCTGGACTACCATCCCGGAGATGGGCCCACACAGCCAAATGAAGGAGGCCCACACGTGTGGGACCCCCAACAGTTGGACGTATGGTGTGAGGAGGGAGAGTTGTAGGGCCCACCCAAACTGAATGCCAGCTGCAACGGATGCAACTGAAATAATCTTCAAAATGGGTGTGATATTCGTCGTTGTAGCTGTCTCTAGCTGAAGTGAGCTCTTTGTTGGGGACTCCATTTTAGAAAGACGTCCCTTGTTTTGCCTTCGTTTCTTGGTTTTCTTTTGAAGCGAAAAATGGATTaattagtttaaaattaaatcaaaggaGGATTCGGAGATGTTGCTTAGCTTATTGAGAACGAATGAGAAGTGCTTTAATTTATAGTTTATGCATGCATGGATAACTCCAAGCACATCTCAAAGTCATGGTTGTTAACCGCTTATCCAGGATAGCGTAATGATTATCTTAATTCTTAATATGGTAACACTTATGCCACGTTTTTCAATGCCTAGCCTTGAACTAGTCTGGCCATGTCTTCCTCATCAATCATATATGACCCGAAATCGGAGCAATACTGAATTGTTCATATTCCATTTTTGGATAATAAAGAAACTTTGTATCCGTTCGTTGCAACgtcaaattaattattaatcaaactTTTATAGAGATAAACATTCCGCTAGATTCACGGGGATGAGAAAACAAAGTGCATACATAAATCAAACTTTTATGCTTTCTTTGTCTTAGtagtttcttcactttgttgAATATTCTTGTTTCTCTTAATGTTTTTAAGAAACTTTTATTCCTTcccaatattttattattattttaaatatcatATTTGTCTTATTCCGACTTTATTCCTTATATCAAATACGTCATTTGTCttatcaaaatcttttctataaaattaaagcataaatTAAGATAGATCGTGTAACGGAATTATCTTCAAATTTAAAATGGTTAATtttgtaaataatatttattttattttttcttttttattatgatCATATTCCATATAACAAAATATTATGATTATAGATTTTTTACTCCTATTTTTATGTGAGAGTAAGGTTAACccacataaaaatatttataaattaaattctatttttttattttgaaaaaaccaataattaaaatttgcttctgtgtttcttaatttttacacattttctttctcttttaataaaaatttcaaagaGATGAGTCAGCTGCCTTTGTTAGAATTTTTTCAACTAATGTTTATATTTTTTCCCATTCCTACAGCTACTACCGTCATGTCGCTACTTGCACTCAGTACTGCTACCACTCCTTCTACCACTTTTGCACCACACTTTTCAGTTTTTCTGTGTTGTTGTGCTTCGTTTCTATCCCTGCATACTACTTAAGTTCTATTTTACttttagttttattgctttttttaTGGCAATCTTCGGAGTTAGTAGTGAGAAAGAAGAACAAAGCGACAAAATGTAAAAAGAGAAGGGAGAATGAGCAATGCGAAATAGGATTGTCTCATATAGAGGAAGGGTGAAAAATGAATGATAAATCCTAGTTGAAACAACTGATTCATCTCTTTGAATTTTGATAAAGAGAAGGAGAAcgtgtaaaaagtaaaaaagagagaggcaaattttaattattagtttttttttaaacaaaaaaatggaGTTctatttgtaaatatttttatggtGGTTAAGGATACTTTCACATAAAAGTGTGAGTAACAAATCCGTGGCCAAATATTACAATTTAGttaaggtttaattactttgtATGTCTCTATAGTTttacaaaattttcaattagattcctatattttttttgcttttaattgggtccctgtatcaactttttttttcaataaggTCCCTGTTGATAGTAATTGACTTAATTTTATAGAGatctaactaaaaaaaattagtgcagggatctaaataaaaaaaagtgtaaagacccaattaaaaaaaaatttggtacaaaaacttaattaaaagaaaaaaatacagaaacctaattaaaaatttcgtaaaactataaaaaccaataaaataattaaaccgtTAGTTAATAAGATCAACTGTACtaaaatgattttaaattttaaattttattagtgatgatataacacaaaaaaaattaaatatcacAACAAAATTTTAGTTGTCCACTATATTTCTTAACTAAGAAATCAAAGAATTCATCGGAAAATTGCATTTGTATGTTTGTACTCTCTATTGACAATTGCTTGATATTTACAAAAAGAGTAGAAGATTCTAGCCTTTTTTTAACGGGCCATGGAGTTAGAAGATTATATGCAGCACCTTGTTTTTTCTCTAAAGAATGcccatttattattattcgcTCTCCAAAGAAAGCCCATATACCTAACTCATGTTTCTACTGTGGGCTTATTATACCCTGCTTTTCTTTTAGTGGATACATATATAATTTCATAATTTACCATGAACACCGGATGCAggaccaaaataaaataaacaaaaataaaattcatgtACACTGAATGAGACTTGTTCGCATCTAATTTCCCTCTCAAACGCCCGTGCCCCTAATTTggattaaaaaaagaaaaagcaaaaggAAAAGATGAGGACGAGAACATCCTAAAAATATTTACTATCACATGCAGAAAAGTTGCCGAGCTTAATGACCACAAGTCTGCAGCATCAAACTTCAATACATctacatgaaaaaaaaaattaaaggttCTTCTTACAAGATATGGAATTATATCTTAAAACAAAAATGTAAATTTTCTAGCTGCAATTAGAAAAACTAAGATGTGATTCTACAGTggttacatataaagataagattATGATTTATGACTACCCTTCCTGTGTTAACTCACGTAAATGCGGATTTtcaatcatataaaataaaatactatgTATATTTTTGTAGGAACAATAATGAAAGCAAAAGTAAGGGGTCAGCATGGAACAAGATACTCATGATTCTCTTTAATATGTACTTGTGTTGTATGAATAAAGTTCAACCATATGTAGAACAAGCCAGAGAGATATAGATATATATACAATGGCAGATAAGAGGCAAAGAACTCACACAACATGTGAATGCTAATAAAATTAGATGGATTAATGCTATATGTGCtatcttttgtatatatttcttttttatatttttatttttaatattaaaagtaattaataagaagtgatttttttttaaatatacttTGAAGATATACTATACAAGGaaggtatatatatacaaagaatAATACTATTTCTCAGTTAATGGGCTTCAATCCGTGAGATAATTGATAATCACTTTTGAAACATGATTATGGATAAAAATGAAATccagaaaattaaataataaaatcagGGAGAATAAAATTCCGAAATGTTAGATATACAAAAGAGAGTCAAACTAGCATATATTAGTCAGCTAAGCATGGCACTAAAATGCATgtaaaaggggaaaaaaaaagcatggtgctgaaaaatgaaaataattattCTTATAATTATCTCTGAAGTCACTTCACAATTGATGATCCCTCTTCAAcagatttgaattttttaaattttaaattttattttagaaaataaagtataatctcttattatttattttatagataaGACACtgatactaaaaaaaaaattaaaaaaaattaattaaaaataaaaaataacattttactcattaaaataaaaatttaaaatttaaaatatctcaaTTCCCCTTAAACTGAGTTTTCACTAATTCGATCCTACTTATAATTATAAAATGCTAAATTAACAGTCACCATACCTACCCGATCCAATATTTAGCCACAGTGAATATTGGATAATTATATAGCGATAGTCATAACTGCCCTTGTAACTTGTAACTTGTAACTGAATTACTATTGTAGACCTCAGTAATTACGTGACAGGactccaaaaattttaatataaatttattgacTGGCATGCGCTTTAATCTACTATATACACATTTTTTTTGgcgattttttttttggtgacttacTATTTAGTATTTACACATATAGTAAGTTATTACTTGTTAGCTAATAAAGAAAACGCGTTAACCTTTAAAGCTTTTATTATTTGACTTCATAACCTCATCAGTCATCACACCCCGTTTATCACTCTTTGGTTATAAAAGGAAATTTATGCcatttttgtcaaaatatatTCATATTAATACGGAAAATCTcgtaaaacaaaaattttacaATTACCAAAACTTACTACTTTGATTTTAGTCAAATGTTAATCCTATCAAAATATTTCACACATAAACAGATTGGGATGAATTTAATTGCCTTTCCCTATTTTAGGCATAAAAAAGTTGCCAACTACTCTTAGAATTTTGTGTGGCCAAATAGTCAAATGTTAAAATAGGGAAAATGATGAAATGTgaattttgtaattgaattgCCATTAATTTTTTCGCAActgaattaataaaaattattgttaaGACCTGAAAAGGAGAATTGTATTACTGAAAAATCTTGAAAATTGATACTTGTTCATaaatagatataaaatttatttaatcatAAATGTACACAAAAAAAGAGGATTACGAAGAAGAGGATAGAAGAACATGGTAATAAGGTGCATTATTAGAACCGAAAAAAGACCAAAAACAAGCGATGAACATAACACAACTCTTGCAAGAACAGCGTTATCTACATTATTACAACAAGCACAATCcctaattaatcaattaaagcacCAAAGGCAATCTAAAATTACAGTAAAAAGTATGGCTTCCACcccaaaaaaggaaaaacagaAGGGAACCTTGAAAATTAAATGCTCCCTTCTGATCTTCACAAAAATATTGCAACCTAATGGAAACCACCCATGGGAAGTGCAGCTTTAGCCGCTTCTGATTGCTTCGTAGACGGCAACATAAAAATTGCCATTATGCTACTCACGGCAGCCGCCACCGCACCTGCTACAAATGCCGGCAAATTACCACCTCCAAATAATTTGTCCCATGGTCCGCTGATTGATGCCACTATCATCTGTATATATCGTACATATGTAAATCTTGTTagctaatttaattatttcaaataaaaaaattaacttttatgaatattaaaaatatcttcaaataGACAATATATGATACACTTGCTccaattataatatatatatatatatatatatatatatatatatatatatatatatatatatatatatatattatatgtctCATAAATATATTCTGACCTGTGGAATCACAATTGCAAGATTGAGAACTCCCAGAGATAAACCTGAACATttttaacacaaaaaaaaacGGGTCAATTCTTTTTCTCTGCAATTTCCCATATGAATAAGGTGGTTTTGACTACAAAATAATTGGTTTTTAACCTCTTCTATAAAGAATTTTAGTGACTTATATATTGCCTAATGCTTATGGTTTATCtataaacaaattttattttattttattttttttactgaaTTATAGTGTGATACCTTGTCCTGCACCCGATTCACTTGAGTAGATAGATGCTAATGCAAATGGAATACTAAATGTTATCTGAAATTCAAACAAAAATATCATTAATTAATATGGATTAAAGTaagaaatgaaataaaataaataatcattTAAAACAAGAATATATCCTAATAAATATAGCATGCAATTTGTATTATTCTCAATAATAATGAATTATAATTACCGCAAGAGGGATGCCGAGAACGGCAAAGAAAGACAAGGCTCCAGCTTGAACACCGGTGGAGGGATGACCAATATAGCGGGGGTTAAGATGGCGCTCATGCATAGCTACCTTACTGATATAAACAGTCATGGCCAAACCAGCGGCAAGGATTAAATTGACAATTCCCCATAGGTTCTTGGCGCCACCAACTGCACGTCCAATGGGCTCCACACCCAAAGACATAACACCCAAAACCACTGAGTTTATCAAAAGACCCAAAGCACCCTTCTGGACACCGTCTTTATACGCTTGATCCCCAACTTTCCCACCGTATACCTCTTTACCCATCCAATCAGTATTGTAAAGAAAGTATGAGAACCACGCCGACCAGTTTATTGCTGTAACTGCCATCAATAATAACATTGGCTTCTTCAGCCCCTTCAGTGCCCCTAACATTTCTCCGAAGCATGCAACCACTACGGACctctcatcttcctcttctcccATACGTGATTTCTCACGTAATACTTGTTTGTCCTTCACATAGAACAGAGCCACACCCGTTAACACCAGCAGCAAGATGAtcgagaagaagaagcagctttTCAGGTCTGCGCAGAACACATCACACGCTTTTGTTTGCGTGAATGGGAACACTTTGTGGAGGCTGTCAATGGAACCCGCGCCGTAACCCAGTACGCTTCCTACCGCCATAAAGAATGAAAAGAACGCATTTGCCAATCTCGTTTTCCGTTCGTCTCCCGCGGCAAGGTCACCAAGAAACGCTCGACAGGGGCCTTGGAGCATGTTGTTCGCCACATCCAAGATCCAGAACCCGATCACAAAAATGGCTACCGCGCGTGGACGGGTTTTCTTGGTCAGATTGTCCCCAAAGGCGTGGCCAATGTCGGCGGCAAAGCCAATGAGAAAAACAGCTATGGCGACAGCAGCCGCGCCTGCAAGGATAAAAGGTCGACGGCGGCCGAGTTTGGATGTACATCTGTCGCTGTAGTAACCCACTATTGGCTGGACAATCATGCCAGAAATGGGGCCACAAAGCCA
The genomic region above belongs to Arachis stenosperma cultivar V10309 chromosome 5, arast.V10309.gnm1.PFL2, whole genome shotgun sequence and contains:
- the LOC130982097 gene encoding sucrose transport protein SUC8-like, with the translated sequence MESPTKSSLQLETATTTNITPILKIISVASVAAGIQFGWALQLSLLTPYVQLLGVPHVWASFIWLCGPISGMVVQPIVGYYSDRCNSRLGRRKPFIITGALSVIIAVFLIGYAADLGHSFGDDITKKTRPRAVALFVIGFWVLDVANNMLQGPCRAFLGDLSAGDEGKIRMANAFFSFFMAIGNILGYAAGSYENLHKAFPFSNTEACEKFCANLKSCFFISILLLLTLTGLAMFFVEDVPLSEAKKNEDIEGTEDSSRSAGCFGEIVGALKELKKPMWILMLVTAINWIGWFPFFLFNTDWMGKEVYGGNVGDEAYDKGVRAGSLGLMINAIVLAVMSLGVEPASKIMGGAKNLWGIVNFILSGGLLSTIYITKVSEFDRHRAGHYVPPATGVRVGAMTFFAVIGIPLAINFSVPFALASVYSATSGAGQGLSLGVLNLAIVIPQMIVSTVSGQVDAWFGGGNLPAFVMGAIAAAVSGAMAIVMLPSIKKSDAAKASMVVGGGH
- the LOC130979463 gene encoding sucrose transport protein SUC8-like: MSSSNKSSIKNGDTHNSLQLESGSREQPSPIWKLVAVASIAAGIQFGWALQLSLLTPYSQLLGVPHQWSSFIWLCGPISGMIVQPIVGYYSDRCTSKLGRRRPFILAGAAAVAIAVFLIGFAADIGHAFGDNLTKKTRPRAVAIFVIGFWILDVANNMLQGPCRAFLGDLAAGDERKTRLANAFFSFFMAVGSVLGYGAGSIDSLHKVFPFTQTKACDVFCADLKSCFFFSIILLLVLTGVALFYVKDKQVLREKSRMGEEEDERSVVVACFGEMLGALKGLKKPMLLLMAVTAINWSAWFSYFLYNTDWMGKEVYGGKVGDQAYKDGVQKGALGLLINSVVLGVMSLGVEPIGRAVGGAKNLWGIVNLILAAGLAMTVYISKVAMHERHLNPRYIGHPSTGVQAGALSFFAVLGIPLAITFSIPFALASIYSSESGAGQGLSLGVLNLAIVIPQMIVASISGPWDKLFGGGNLPAFVAGAVAAAVSSIMAIFMLPSTKQSEAAKAALPMGGFH